The proteins below come from a single Corylus avellana chromosome ca3, CavTom2PMs-1.0 genomic window:
- the LOC132176616 gene encoding uncharacterized protein LOC132176616 isoform X1 — protein sequence MAGSSRIFMLLLAMVVLTMWPEVRMGSAALSAAQCIEERRLGVNACKPVIFGKLPTPACCERVRVSHIECVCPDVTPKVIALIDLNRAIRLIEGCGRRVPRHFKCGSITTP from the exons atggcCGGAAGTTCAaggatttttatgcttttgctAGCGATGGTTGTTTTAACCATGTGGCCGGAGGTGAGAATGGGCAGTGCAGCACTAAGCGCTGCGCAGTGCATAGAGGAGAGGAGGCTTGGGGTTAATGCATGCAAGCCAGTGATCTTTGGGAAGCTTCCGACGCCGGCGTGCTGTGAGCGTGTAAGGGTTAGCCATATCGAGTGCGTGTGCCCTGATGTTACACCAAAGGTGATTGCCCTTATTGACCTCAACCGCGCCATACGCCTCATTGAAGGTTGTGGTAGGAGGGTCCCTCGCCACTTCAAATGTGGGA GTATCACTACTCCATAA
- the LOC132176214 gene encoding uncharacterized protein LOC132176214 has protein sequence MAGSLRIFMLLLATVVLTMWPEVRMGSAAISAAQCKEERRIGINACKAVIYGKLPTPACCERIRVTHIECVCPDVTPKLAALIDINRAIRLVEGCGRRVPHHFKCGSITTP, from the exons ATGGCCGGAAGTTTGAGGATTTTCATGCTCTTGCTAGCGACGGTTGTTTTAACCATGTGGCCGGAGGTGAGAATGGGCAGTGCAGCAATAAGCGCTGCCCAATGCAAGGAGGAGAGGAGGATTGGGATTAATGCGTGCAAGGCGGTGATATATGGTAAGCTTCCGACACCGGCATGCTGCGAGCGCATAAGGGTTACTCATATCGAGTGCGTGTGCCCCGATGTTACACCAAAGTTGGCTGCCCTTATTGACATCAACCGCGCCATACGCCTGGTTGAAGGTTGTGGTAGGAGGGTCCCTCACCACTTCAAATGTGGGA GTATCACTACTCCATAA
- the LOC132176616 gene encoding uncharacterized protein LOC132176616 isoform X2, translating to MVVLTMWPEVRMGSAALSAAQCIEERRLGVNACKPVIFGKLPTPACCERVRVSHIECVCPDVTPKVIALIDLNRAIRLIEGCGRRVPRHFKCGSITTP from the exons ATGGTTGTTTTAACCATGTGGCCGGAGGTGAGAATGGGCAGTGCAGCACTAAGCGCTGCGCAGTGCATAGAGGAGAGGAGGCTTGGGGTTAATGCATGCAAGCCAGTGATCTTTGGGAAGCTTCCGACGCCGGCGTGCTGTGAGCGTGTAAGGGTTAGCCATATCGAGTGCGTGTGCCCTGATGTTACACCAAAGGTGATTGCCCTTATTGACCTCAACCGCGCCATACGCCTCATTGAAGGTTGTGGTAGGAGGGTCCCTCGCCACTTCAAATGTGGGA GTATCACTACTCCATAA